One window from the genome of Sulfodiicoccus acidiphilus encodes:
- a CDS encoding Lrp/AsnC family transcriptional regulator, whose translation MELDELDLRILKAVQEDAKYPLDRLAQALRTPKSTISYRLRRLERIGVIRGYHASINPASLDLDYIVVTLVRTKYGKNYHNELGSRIAQIPGVWGVYFVLGDIDFIVMARYKNREEFMDKYLERIMSMPEIERSSTQVVVNVIKESPHLVL comes from the coding sequence GTGGAGCTAGACGAACTAGATCTAAGAATATTGAAGGCTGTTCAAGAAGACGCCAAATATCCCCTGGATAGACTAGCGCAAGCGCTGAGGACTCCAAAGTCGACGATCTCCTACAGGTTGAGGCGACTGGAGAGAATTGGAGTAATTAGGGGTTACCACGCCTCGATCAATCCTGCCTCCCTCGACCTAGACTACATAGTAGTGACTCTTGTCAGGACAAAGTACGGTAAGAACTACCATAACGAGTTAGGGAGTAGGATAGCCCAAATCCCAGGTGTCTGGGGAGTTTACTTCGTACTGGGCGACATAGACTTCATAGTAATGGCAAGGTATAAAAATAGGGAAGAGTTCATGGACAAGTACTTGGAGAGAATAATGTCCATGCCAGAAATAGAGAGGTCCAGCACCCAGGTGGTGGTTAACGTGATTAAGGAATCGCCCCACCTTGTACTATAA